Below is a genomic region from Anoxybacillus flavithermus.
TATTCATCGTGGCGGAACGATGTTATATACTGCTCGTTGCCCAGAATTCAAAACGTTAGAAGGGCAGTTAAAAGGAATTGAGCAGTTGAAAAAACATGGGATTGAAGGACTTGTTGTCATCGGTGGTGACGGCTCTTATCAAGGCGCGAAAAAGTTAACAGAACACGGTTATCCGTGTGTCGGTGTGCCGGGGACGATTGATAACGACATTCCAGGAACAGATTTTACAATTGGTTTTGATACAGCGTTAAATACGGTTATTGATGCCATTGACAAAATTCGTGATACAGCGACATCTCATGAACGTACATATGTGATTGAAGTCATGGGACGTCATGCTGGTGATATTGCGCTTTGGGCAGGTCTTGCAGGCGGGGCAGAAAGTATTTTAATCCCAGAAGCAGACTATGATATGGACGAAATAGTCTCGCGTCTCAAACGTGGACATGAACGCGGCAAAAAACATAGTATCATTATTGTTGCAGAAGGTGTCGGTAGCGGTGTGG
It encodes:
- a CDS encoding ATP-dependent 6-phosphofructokinase, which encodes MKRIGVLTSGGDSPGMNAAIRAVVRKAIYHGLEVYGIYHGYAGLIAGQIKKLEIGDVGDIIHRGGTMLYTARCPEFKTLEGQLKGIEQLKKHGIEGLVVIGGDGSYQGAKKLTEHGYPCVGVPGTIDNDIPGTDFTIGFDTALNTVIDAIDKIRDTATSHERTYVIEVMGRHAGDIALWAGLAGGAESILIPEADYDMDEIVSRLKRGHERGKKHSIIIVAEGVGSGVDFGKRIEEATGLETRVTVLGHVQRGGSPTAFDRVLASRLGARAVELLIEGKGGRCVGIQNNQLVDHDIIEALAQTHTVDQKMYQLSKELSI